The DNA window CGTGCACCGTGACGTCAAGCCCAGCAACGTCTTCGTGAGGCGAGACCCACATCACCAGATCGTGCTCCTCGACTTTGGCATCGCGCAGCTGGCGGCCGAGAGCGAGCCGCAGGAGAAGCTGACTCGCGAACACTCGCTGCTCGGCACGCCCGAATACATGGCACCCGAGGCCTTGCTCTCGAGCCCGTCAACAGACACGCGCGTGGACGTCTACGGCGTCGGAGTGACGCTGTACGAGTGCCTCACGGGCACGGTGCCGTTCGAAGGCAAGTACGCCGAGGTCCTGCTGAAGGTCTCGACCGGAGTCCCGCGCCGAATCAGTGAGCTGCGTTCGGACGTGCCAGCGAGCTTCGAAGCCGTGATCCTGCGCTGCCTCGCCCGCAATCCCGACGATCGCTTCCAGTCCATGCAAGAGCTGAAGGACGCGATCCGGGCCGCGGCTCCTGCCGGCACCGACGCCGCCAACCTGCTCGCAGAAATCCCGCCCCGCGCGGCCGGGGAACACGCTCCGGACACCAAGGCCGATGCGCCGATTTCCCTCGGCGCCGCCACTGGCGCCAGTCGACGCCGGCACCCGCGCGCCCCGTACATCACCCTGGCGCGCCTCACCCTGGCGGATGCCAGCCGGGTCGACGGCCGACTGGAGGAGGTGAGCGAGGGAGGGCTCCAGTTCGTCGGCGACCGTGCAGTTCCGGCGGGCGAGACCGTCCAGATCCGCTTCGCACTGCCCGCCAGCGGTCGCATCGCGGAGGTGCGAGCCATCTCGCGCTGGAACCGCACCATTCGTGGAACCAACGCGACCGGGTTCGAGTTCTCGGTCATCTCGGAGCACGCGCGCGCCGAAATTCGGCAGTACGCGGGCTTCGTCAGCGCCGACGCACGCAGCGCATGAGCAGCCCTTCAGTTGTTCGAGCCCCGACCGTTCGTGATCATCGTGAAGACGCCTGACCTCCTCCGCCTGTCGACGCTCGCGGCCTGCCTGGCCGGCGCGAGCATCGCAACAGCAGCCCCCGCCGACGTCACGCGTCCGACCCTGGCCTCCGGAACGACAACAAAGACCGCCGCGGGTTTCACCGTGGCGGGTCCGGGCGGTGCAGGTTGGCAGATCCCCGGAGGACCGTTCGTGCACGCCGAACCCGGCGCCGAGCTGCGCGTGTTGCCCACGGCTCAGCCGCTGTCCCTCGGCCCAGGCGCCATGACCGCCGGATACACTCTGGTGCTGCGCGCGGGTTTCATTCGAGTCGAGGTCCCCAAGGGCAGCAAGAGCGCAGTCGTCCTGGCGGCGCCGCGGCGCATGAACGCCATTGTGCAGAGTGGTCGCGCGCTGGCCGCTGCTACCGCAACTCAGACTGCCATCGCGAGTGTCTTCGGCGCGACCACCGTGAGCACCGACGACGGTGCCTACCGTCCGGTGGCACCCGGCCGCGTCCAGCAGGTTGACGGCGGAAAGGTCAGCGAACGACAGCTGCCCCTCGAACCCAAGGGCCTGCGAGGTGGTCGCCTCGCCATCGCGGCGAGTGGTTCGGCGAAACTCGGCAAGATCTCCTGGGACGCGGTGCCCGGTGCGGTGAGCTATCGCGTGCGCGTGCAGGGCGAAAAGACAGCAGGGAACCTGCTGGAGCTCTCGACCCAGACGCCCTCAGCTCGGCTGGACAAGACCCTGACCGTCGGCAGCTACGAGCTGTCGATCAGCGCGCTCGACGCCATCGGATTCGAGAGCAGCCCGCTGATTCGCCCGCTGCGCATCCTGGGTGTGAGCCTGCCGGAAGGTGCGTATGCCGACGCTCGCGGGACACTGCTCCTGGGTCGAGGCCAGCGCGCCAGTTTCATCGGCGTGGACGGGCTCGAGATGACCTACGGTCACGCGCGTCACTACGTGCGAGCCGCGCCGACCGCCGGCTTGCTGCGTGACGAACCGACGACCATTCACTTCCGCTTCCCGGGTTCCAAGCAGCTCGCCAGCGCACGCCTTGCTCCCCGCGACCTGCGCGCGGACCTGAAGATCACGCCGCGCTCCGCCGCCTGGCCGAGAGATCCGATCGAGATCCGCTTTCGCGTCGTCGATGGCGCGGGGAACCCGGGGCCCGCGTTCATCCAGCCTCGCGCTCGTGTCACGCTCGGTGTGAAGCCGCTCAAAGTGGCGTTCAAGGCGCAAGGCGGCTGGTACACCGGACGCGTGATGCCCCAACGCGGAGCCGGCCCCTGGGTGCTGCGCGTCGAGATCGAGGACCAACACGGCATGGCGCTGGGGCGCGATTTCGTGGAGGTCGTGGGAGAACAGAAACCCATCTCCCGACACAGCAGCCCCGGTGCATCAGGCCAACTGGTCGCCCGGCGGTGAAGCGCGCGCAGCCAGGTCAGAAGGAGCAGCCAATGGCATCAGAACCAGCATCGAGCGAAGAGCGGACACCGGCGGAGGAAGCCAGGATCCGCGCCTTGTCGGCAGCCCCCTGTGTCGACAATCGCCGCGGCAACGCGCGCTTCGCCGTGGAGCTCGACGTGAGCATCTCGAGCGACCACAACTTCTACGCCGGTTTCACCGAGAACCTGTCGGCCGGTGGCATCTTCGTCGCGACCCACGCGCTCAAGGCCGCGGGCTCGCTGATCGAGCTCTGCATCTTCTTGCCAGGGGCGAGCGGCGCTATCCGGGGCAAGGGGGAGGTCCGCTGGATCCGCAACTACCAAGAAGGCGGTGACGTGCCGCCGGGCATGGGGATCCGCTTCGTCGAGCTCGAGGCGGGTTCGCCGGAGCGCATCGAAAGCTTCCTGCGCCAGCGTGAGCCCATGTTCTTCGACGACGACTGACGCTTCGAAACGAGGTTACAAACGTGAAGACAGCGGACAGCACGGCCGAGCTCGAACGTTGGGGCAAGTTGATCCGGCGGTTTGTCCACGATCTTCGCAGCCCGCTCACGGTCATCAAGTCCAACGTGGACTACCTGCGGGAGACGCCCCTCAGCGAATTGGGGGACGAGGCTGGCCCGGTATTCGAGGACCTTTCCGATGCCGTTCGACAAGCGGAGGCGCTGCTCAGTGCGCTGGACGATGCGACAGCGGCAGCACGCGAAGGCGCGGCGCGGACACCCAGCACGGGCTGAGCCCGTCGTTTTGAACGCCCAGGAGGCGGGCGCGCTTCAAAACTTCTTGCAAGGGCCTTCGGGGGGAGTGCCTTCGGGCGTCATCGGCCCGATCCCGCCGAACTGGCTACGCATGGCCCGGGTCAGCTTTCGATTTTGGGTGATGTCGGAGAACAAGGTCGCGCCGGCAGTTGGAGTGCGCTCGAAGCTATCGTAGTCGACGTGGAACAAACCGAAGCGCGGCTCGAAGCCCTCCGCCCACTCGAAGTTGTCGTACAGGCTCCAGTGGTAGTAGCCGCGCACGTCGACGCCGGCCTTGCGCGCCTTCACCACCTGCTCGAGCTCTCGCACGATGTTCTCCTGTCGGCGCGCGCCGACCTCCGTGCTGATGCCCCCTTCGGAGATCAAGAGAGGCAGCTTCGGGTACCGAGCGCCGAAGGCCTGGAGCACCGTGCTCACGCCCGGGGCGTAGAACTCGTATCCCATTTTCGGCACACAAAAGCTGGGATCCGTCGGCGGGACGCAGGACCCGAAATCGAAGCTGCCAAAACAAGGGGTCAGCGCCAGCACCTGCAACAGGCCCCCTTTGCCGGTGACGCCGGAGCGCAGGTAGTACTGCAGACCCAGCCAATCGAGCTTGCCGGCGAAGCTCGGAACGAGCTCTTCGAGCACGCCATCGGCGTCGTTGTCGAAGGCACCCTGGGTCAGTGCGTCGATGAAGAGGTAGTGAAAGAAGAAGACCAGGCGATCACGCGCCGCGATGTCTTCCGGATCGTCGCTCAGCTGGTTCAGCCGGGATGGCACCCAGTCTGCCACCGAGAGCGTCAACCCCACACTCGCTGCCTCTCCGTCGCCGTCCGCATCCGTCTGGTCGGCAGCCTTCAGCGCGTCGTATGCGGCAACGTGGAGGCGGAGGTAGTCCTTGATCACCGGCACGAGCTTGTCCACGAGCGAGAAGATGTATTTCTTGCCGGGCGGGAACACACCAACACCGTAGGAAGCGACCAGGTAGTTGATGGGTTCGTTGACGGTGCCCCAGTCGTCGACGCGGTCCCCAAGGCGCTCGGCTAGCAGCTTCACGTGCTCGGCAAACTCGTCGACGACCAGCTTGCCGCCGACGGGGTGACCAAAACCGCACAAGTTCTGATCGGATGGCCCGCTGGCGCAGTCCGGGTCTCGCGGATCGTCGACCCAGACCGGGTTCGAGAAATGATGCAAGGTCACCATCGGGCGGATCCCGGCGGCGATCAGCGCGTCGATCAGCTCGCTGTAGTGCGCGAGCGCGGCCTCGTCGATCTGGTCGCGCTTGGGCTCCACACGCGCCCATTCGATGCTGAAGCGATACGAGTCGACACCGAGCGTCTGGAGCAGCGCGACGTCCTCGATGGCCTTCGAATATCCCTTGGCGGCGTCCCCCACGAAGCTGCCGACACCGAGGCCCCCCGCGCTCTTCGGCTGGCTGAACAGGTACCAATCCGTGTTCGGATTCTGGTCCTCGATCTGCGTCGCAGCGCTCGCCACTCCGAAGCGAAAGCTCCCTTTGCCAGACTCCGCGCTGAGCGAGCCCATGCTTGGAAAGCCGACGTCAGCGGCGCCGTCCGAGGCGGGGTCGTCCCCACCACAACCGGCGGCAAGCGCCGATAGAATCCAGCCGAGCGCGAGAGCGCGGACCGAGGACACCTGAACACCCGCCATGGTGCAGACGGATCTAGCGCAGTTTTGCCTAGAGGACTCCCACGCCCGGGAAAGCACCCCGCTTGCGGGTCTTTACGGCTCGCCTGGGAAGTGACAAACCTGATGCTCAGGTGGATCCAAAAACGCCGCTCGAACCGGGGGTGGTCATCGCGGAACGCTTCCGCGTCGACCAAGCCGTAGCCTTTGATGGCGCGGGGCCGGCGTTCTTGGCAACGGACCAGGAGACCGGTGACCGGCTGCTGGTCTTCGACGCGGAGCTCGCCGAGGCCGACGCGCTCCGGCACGGCGTTGGCACCCAGCACCCCCACCTCGCGACCATCCGCGGTCTGGTCGCCCACGGCTCCCGCGACGTGTTGCTCACGGAGCACGTGGTCGGGCTCACCGTCGAGTCCTTCGCGGACGGCACGCCGCGCCTCACGCAGGTCGATGTCGCCCGCTTTGCGCTGCGGGCGCTCGATGCGCTGCAGGCGCTCCACAACGTCGGCGCGGCGCACGGCTTCGTGCAGCCGGCTGCACTGATCATGGAACCCGACGGCCGGCCGCGGCCCGTCATGGCATTTGCACCCTCACGGCTCGGGCCGTCCGTGTATCGGTGCCCCGAGCGTGGAACGAACGGGCCGCCTTCGATCGCTGACGACAGCTGGGCCGCCGGCGCGCTCCTGCACCGCATGCTCACCGGCAAGGACGCCCCGGCCGCTGGATTTTCTGCCGAATCCGAGATTTCTGACGTGGACACACCGCTCTTGAAGAGTGCGTTGTTCCACTCCCTCGCAGCCGACGCCACGAAGCGCAGTGACAGCCTCCAGCCGCTGCGCCGCGAGCTCGCGCGTTGGTTCGCCGATCACGCCGGTGATGGCTCGAGCAACTCCAGCATGTTGAGCCGGCCACCGCCGCTGCCGGACGTGCCGCCTCTGCCCGGCGCGCGCGCCTCGGTCCCCGAGCCCGAAAGCCTCCCGCCAACAGCCGCGCCTTCGGGGCCGAGATCCGGCCCTACCGAGGTTGCGCCACGGCCCCGCCGCAGCGCGCCGTTGATCTTCGCGGTCGTGGCCGCGGTGCTCGGGCTCGGCGCAGCTTGGGGAGTGTCTGCGTGGCGAGCCAAGCCGAAGGTGACGGTGATCACCACCAGCGCGCCGCGCGAAGCGCCCCCGGCCGCGGCTTCCGCCGTGAGCCTGGGTGAAGTCGCCGTGACGGGCGAGAGCGAGGGCGACAGCGGCGGCGGTGCGGACCTCGCGGTCAGCTGCGTGAGCGCACACTTTCCCAAAGACACCTTCAAGAAGTCCCCAGACCTGAGCTGGTTGTGCACCGAGGTCAGCCCGCTGACCGGTGGCGAGAAGCTGCGCGTGGCGGTCGTTCAAGGCGCCGCCGGCGGGGCACCCACCGACGCGCAGACCTTGTTTGCGAAGGTGGGTTGGTACGAGATGGCGTTGTTCGCCGTCATCCGGACCAGCTGCTGCACGGAGCCTCCCGCCATGAGCCTGCCCGAGCCAAGCGCGGGCTGTGAGCCACTCGTCGGTGCCGCAACCGACATTGGCAAGGCAGTGGCCGGGAAGCAGTCGCTGGATGAACCGTTGGCAGCGTTTGCGAAGGCGGCGCGCTGCGAGACCGACGCCAAGAAGGCGTCGCTGTTTCGCCGCGGAGGTCCGCCCCAGCCGAGCGAAGAGGCCGCGTTCAAGGAACTCCTGAAGAGCGTCACGGGCCAGTAGCCTCGTCGAGGCCTTGACGGTGGACGTCCTCCTCCTCTGCCTCGACCTCGCCCTCGGCATCCTCGTCCCGTGGTGGATCGTCCGGCGCGATCTCCGGAAGCTCGACGAAGTGCGGCTGGGCCGGGCGTGGAACGAGGCCAGCTTCTGGAGCGCCATCGTGCTGTTTGGTCCACTCAGCCTGCCGTTTCACTTCGTGAAGACCCGCCGCACCTTGCTGGGACTGCTGCTCGGTTTGGCCTGGACGGTCGCGGCCTTTTTCAGCATCGGCCTCGTCGCATCGGCGGCGGGACTGCTCCTCGGCGTCGAGTGACGCGGCGCCTCGCGCGCGCCGGCCTGACTGCGCCTCGATCGGGGCCGCTGTTCTCTCGGGCAAACCCGCCGGAAACACCGTAGGGTTGCTGCGTCAACGCTCTCCAGACGGTGGGCACTCGAAAGATCTCTCGCATGACGTCCGAACCCACCGAAGGCGGAAGGCCCGAGCTCGAGGCGCGGCTCGCCGACGCGCTGATGAGGTTGCAGCAGCTCGAAGAGACCCAGAACGATCTGATCCACCTGGTCGCTCACGACATGCGGAGCCCGCTGGCGGTACTCCTGGCCAACGTGCAGTTCGTGCTGGACGATCTGGCCGAGCGCGGGGAACAGGACGCCATCGAAGCGCTGGAGGACATGCGAACTTCCGGGCGCAGGTTGGCCGGCATGGTCGACATGCTGCTCGACATCAGCCGCCTGGAAGCGGGCACCGCAACGCTGTCACTGGCGAAGCATGACCTCGTGCGGCTGGTGCGGGAGAGTCTGCGCGAATTGCAGACTCCCGAGGCGCGCGCCATCGAGGTCGACTCACCGGATGCCGTGCACGCGGTGTGTGATGAAGTCTTGTTCCGTCGTGTCGTCGATGATCTGGTATCGGCGTGCATCAAACGCACGCGCGGGCGCGGTGTCATTTGCGTCAGAGTGTCGCCGAAAGGGCCGCGCGTCGTGCTCACGTTCTCGGACGATGGCGCTGACATCCCGGCGGAGTTTCTTCAGAAGGTCTTGCAGAAATCCGGACAGCTCGAGGCCAAGCGCAGAGGGGTTACGACCAGCGTCGGCCTGGTCCACGCGCAGCTCGCTGCGGCGGCGCACGGCGGCAGCTTGCAGGTCGAGGCCCGGCCCGGGCAGCCCGGCGTCAGCTTCGTGCTCGAGCTGCCCGTCGAACCAGCGGTCGAAAACACCTCGAAGGGTTGAAAGCACTCTCCGGGGCTGGCCAGCTTGCCGGAATAACCGCCTGTAATCATTGAGTACTGTAGCTGGCACGAGCCCTGCAGAAGTCAGGGTTTGCCATGAGCTCGAATCAAACCCACGCCGACTCCTCCGACCTCACCATTCAACGCCTGTGTGCCCAGGCGCGCGGCGCTGCCTTTCGGCTCAAGCGGCGCCTGCCAGCCCACGTCGAGGTCGACGACCTGATCAGTGCGGGGAATCTGGGCATCTCCCGCGCGCTGGTGAACTGGCGGAGCGGAGAGCCGGCGGCCTTCGAGGCGTACGCCATGCGCTGCGCGGTCGGCGCGATGCTCGAGGAGCTGCGGTCAGCCGATCCCTTGACGCGCAAGCAGCGCCGGATCGCGGCCGCGCTCAATCGCGCCGAGGCAACCCTGTGCCAGGCGCTCGGTCGGCCTCCCGAGCCGGACGAGCTGGCTCAGGAGCTCGGCGTGAGCGACGACGCTCTGTCGCGCATGCGCGTGAGGTCGACTCGCTTCGGCAAGGTCAGCCTGTCCCAGACCGAGTCGATCTACCCCGTTCAGTGCCCGCGCTTGCACCCGGAGGCAGAGCTCGTCGAGTCCGAACGAGTGGAGAAGTTGTTCGCGGCGATCGACGAGCTGCCGGAGCGCCTGCAGACCATTCTGAAGCTCAGCTGCGGCGAG is part of the Myxococcales bacterium genome and encodes:
- a CDS encoding sigma-70 family RNA polymerase sigma factor, with translation MSSNQTHADSSDLTIQRLCAQARGAAFRLKRRLPAHVEVDDLISAGNLGISRALVNWRSGEPAAFEAYAMRCAVGAMLEELRSADPLTRKQRRIAAALNRAEATLCQALGRPPEPDELAQELGVSDDALSRMRVRSTRFGKVSLSQTESIYPVQCPRLHPEAELVESERVEKLFAAIDELPERLQTILKLSCGEDLTLREIGSRLGVTEARICQLRKSALAQLRETCRDTVLPPPMETARAA
- a CDS encoding TIGR02266 family protein, which produces MASEPASSEERTPAEEARIRALSAAPCVDNRRGNARFAVELDVSISSDHNFYAGFTENLSAGGIFVATHALKAAGSLIELCIFLPGASGAIRGKGEVRWIRNYQEGGDVPPGMGIRFVELEAGSPERIESFLRQREPMFFDDD
- a CDS encoding glycoside hydrolase family 1 protein; amino-acid sequence: MAGVQVSSVRALALGWILSALAAGCGGDDPASDGAADVGFPSMGSLSAESGKGSFRFGVASAATQIEDQNPNTDWYLFSQPKSAGGLGVGSFVGDAAKGYSKAIEDVALLQTLGVDSYRFSIEWARVEPKRDQIDEAALAHYSELIDALIAAGIRPMVTLHHFSNPVWVDDPRDPDCASGPSDQNLCGFGHPVGGKLVVDEFAEHVKLLAERLGDRVDDWGTVNEPINYLVASYGVGVFPPGKKYIFSLVDKLVPVIKDYLRLHVAAYDALKAADQTDADGDGEAASVGLTLSVADWVPSRLNQLSDDPEDIAARDRLVFFFHYLFIDALTQGAFDNDADGVLEELVPSFAGKLDWLGLQYYLRSGVTGKGGLLQVLALTPCFGSFDFGSCVPPTDPSFCVPKMGYEFYAPGVSTVLQAFGARYPKLPLLISEGGISTEVGARRQENIVRELEQVVKARKAGVDVRGYYHWSLYDNFEWAEGFEPRFGLFHVDYDSFERTPTAGATLFSDITQNRKLTRAMRSQFGGIGPMTPEGTPPEGPCKKF
- a CDS encoding protein kinase, producing the protein MQNLDDLQARKTSSSTPPASIALDAATKLDGRYLLKRLLARGGAAEVFAAEHLVTKRAVAIKIPIGGATSNKRLEREIEAFSRVRTAGIVDMLDAGFADGVPYIVFELLEGRTLAGLLAARAKLSVADTAKVGLEITAALAHSHSRGVVHRDVKPSNVFVRRDPHHQIVLLDFGIAQLAAESEPQEKLTREHSLLGTPEYMAPEALLSSPSTDTRVDVYGVGVTLYECLTGTVPFEGKYAEVLLKVSTGVPRRISELRSDVPASFEAVILRCLARNPDDRFQSMQELKDAIRAAAPAGTDAANLLAEIPPRAAGEHAPDTKADAPISLGAATGASRRRHPRAPYITLARLTLADASRVDGRLEEVSEGGLQFVGDRAVPAGETVQIRFALPASGRIAEVRAISRWNRTIRGTNATGFEFSVISEHARAEIRQYAGFVSADARSA
- a CDS encoding HAMP domain-containing histidine kinase, which codes for MTSEPTEGGRPELEARLADALMRLQQLEETQNDLIHLVAHDMRSPLAVLLANVQFVLDDLAERGEQDAIEALEDMRTSGRRLAGMVDMLLDISRLEAGTATLSLAKHDLVRLVRESLRELQTPEARAIEVDSPDAVHAVCDEVLFRRVVDDLVSACIKRTRGRGVICVRVSPKGPRVVLTFSDDGADIPAEFLQKVLQKSGQLEAKRRGVTTSVGLVHAQLAAAAHGGSLQVEARPGQPGVSFVLELPVEPAVENTSKG